Genomic segment of Cloacibacillus sp.:
ACATTGTTAATATGCATAGCCGTCCCTCTGCTGATTGTGCTTTTCTATATTGCTGCAATAATAGCGGCACTGTTCTTCTGTCTGTTCAAGAAAATCTAGCTGGCCTCTGCTTTACAGTCTCAACCGCTTCGCGATACGAACCCAGCAGCTCTTTTATCTCCATTATCTTGGAACAGGAAAAGTAAAGTACGTGCGCTACTTCTGCGCAGATTCGTCGCAGTTTTCCCTGGCTGCGTTTCTTAACACGCGCGACAGCAGTATCTCTCTTTTAAGCTTTCTGAAAGAGAGGTAAAACATTGTGACTGTGGTACAGACGGCAATCGTATCGGCGATAGGCTCCGCGAGAAAAACGGCGAAGACCTTATCCTCGAAAATGTTGGGCAGGATGTAGATCAGCGGTATCAGCAGAAAAACTTTCCGCAGCAGGGCGAGGAATAAAGATGTCCGGCTGTTACCCAGGGCGATAAATGTCTGCTGACAGGCTATCTGCGCTCCGAAGATGAGCGAGGCTGCCATGTAGACCCTTATGGAGCGAACACAATATTCCGTGAGGGCGGCGTCTTTGGTAAAGATGGTGATGAAGAGCATTGGCGTGAACATACAGAACGCCCAGATCAGGGCGGAGTAAACGAGACAGGCGCGGAGGAGCGTCCGGAAGGCGGCGCTGACCCGCTCGATGTTGCCCGCGCCGTAATTAAAGCTGACTATGGGCTGCGCGCCCTGCGTCATGCCCTGCAGCGGGAACATCGAAAACTGCATCACGCTGCCCTGGATGGTCATCGCGCCTACGGCCAGATCTCCCCCGTATTTCAGCAAAGAGGTGTTGAAGCATATGTTGAGGATGCTCTCGGTGGACTGCATGACGAAGGGGGCCGCGCCAAGCGCGAGCGCAGGCGCCAATATATCCCATCTGGGTTTCATATAGCATCTTTTTATATTAAGGTAACTTCTGTCTGAGGTGAGGAAGAGCACCACCCAGGCAGCCGATATGCCCTGCGAGATGATCGTGGCCAGCGCCGCGCCCTGCACTCCCATATGGAAGCCGAACATAAGCAGCGGGTCGAGTATGATATTACATACCGCTCCGATCAGTACGGAAAGCATGCCGGTCCTCGCGTAGCCCTGAGTGTTGATGAAGGCGTTCAGTCCCAGAGAGAGCTGCACGAAGACTGTCCCCAGCGAATATATGCGCATGTAGCTCCAGCCATATTCTATCGTGGCTCTGCTTGCGCCGAACATAAGGAGTATCCGTTTACCGTAAAGCAGAAATATGACTGTCAGCAGGAAGGCCGCGATGAGCAGTGCCGTCATACAGTTGCCGAGGATACGCTCAGCCGTGTCCTTGTCGCCTCGACCAAGCATGATTGAGGCCCGCGGCGCGCCGCCCATGCTGACCAGCGCGGCAAAGGCGGAGATCGCGGTGATAGCGGGGAAGGTGACCCCGACGCCGGTGAGCGCGTTCGCACCAATGTCTGGCAGATGGCCGATGTACATGCGGTCCACCATGTTGTAAAGCACATTGATGATCTGGGCTGTGATCGCAGGCAGCGCGAGACGGAAGAGCAGATATCCGACGCTGCCTGTTCCCAGGTCAACTTTTTTTGCCGCCTCTTTCTCCATCTCGAATGACGCCGTTCCCTTCCACTGAGCCCTGCGAAAAACAAAAAAGGGCTTTCGAGAATAACCCGAAACCCCTTGTTACTGCTTAAAAATGGCGCGCCGGACAAGATTTGAACTCGTAACCTTCGGATCCGTAGCCAGTTTTTTAGGTATTTTCGGTCATATACTAGCAATTTTAAAAATATGATTTTATGTTGCTAATACTGGATAAACCCCTCTTTTTATTATTTTTGCACCTGCTATAATATAGCTAGAACAATATAGTTCGTGAGTACCCAGTGAGTACCGGAGGTGCAATTTTTTCAATGGCCAATATCAACCTTACTATCAATTATGTCGAAAAGCTCAAACCTTCCGACAAGAAATATAACGTGCACGATAAGCTCATAAACGAACTTATCTTACGTGTGTCGCCATCCGGCACAAAAACTTATTATCTCGATGTCAAGTTGCCCAACAGCCGTACGATGAAGAAAATCGGCGACGCCATGGTACTCACTCCGCAGATGGCACGCGAGAGGGCCAAGGAGATGCTCTTGCAGATCCAGGCTGGCGAAACATTCAAGCCGAAACTCACGCTAAAAACCCTCATCGAGAAGTATTATACATCTTATTGCACGGAGAATTATAAGACCGGGCAAGTAACGATAGATACCATCAAAAAACATTTTGACTGGCTATTCAACCGCCCTGTCGAAAGTATAACCTTTATTGAAATCCAAGAATGGCGCTCGCAAAGAATAAGGACTGTCACCGCGGCGACCGCCAATAGAAACGTGGATATGTTGAAAGGTGCCCTATCGTATGCGTTCAAGAACAAGCTTATCGGAACAAACCCACTGCGCGGCTTCTCGAAGCTGCCGGAGAAAGACAGCGAGCAGAAGGTCCGTTACCTCACGGATGATGAATACGCTGCGCTCATGGCCGTGCTCGATGAGCGAGAGGATGAACTGCGCGCCAAGCGCGCCCGCACCCGCGCTCACGCCAAGGGGCAGCACTTGCCGGATCTTGGCGATACGGTATATGCCGACTATTTTAAGCCGCTGATCTTGACGGCGCTTGGTACAGGCATACGCCGCAATGCGATATTTCACCTCTTGTGGAGCGACATTGATTTTGACAATGATACCATCACGTTGCGGGCGACATGGGCCAAAAACAAAAAGACTGCCGTTATCCCAATGAGCAAGAAGGTTAAAGCTGTTTTAGAGGCGTGGCGCAAAGAGAGTCCCGGCGAGATAGTGTTCCCATCTCCAAAGGATGGCGGATATTTGGACAACGCTGATCAGTCTTTTGATGTGGTGTTGAAGAAGGCCGGTATCAAAAACTTTCGCTGGCACGACATGCGGCATGATTTTGCCTCACGCCTCGCCATGGCCGGCGTAGACTTGAATACCATCCGCGAGCTGATGACGCACAATGATATATCCACCACCATGCGCTATGCGCATCTGTCGCCGAATGTTAAAAAACGGGCGGTGGACTTGATATAGAAAATCCCCACGCCCACTCACTGTGGATGTAGCGCGTGGGTGGGGGATTATGCCGCATTTTCATATTTCATAAGGAATGTATCTAATCGCTCCGCAGCGCTCCTAGGATTTTGAAGAATCTTGTCGGCTGCTTCTTCGAGGCGCAGCCGCGGTTTTTCTGCAATTTTATCGTGAAGTACGGCGCAGCTTGGAACATACAGTTTTTTCTTCTCGAAATAATAGATCGTGGCAGTTGTCGAGTTTGCTTTATCTGCTGACGTGATGCTGAAGATATATGCGGGGCGTCCAGTTTTTAACTGCACGCGGCAGTCGATGGGATAAAGCCCTTCCGGGTCATACTCTTCATTCAGATAAGAGAAATTCACAGGCCGTCCTCTTACTCCCTCGGCAACGCTGCTCCTAAAGTCTTCAGCAAATTTACTCTTAGCCCGTTCTATTTTCCACATGGACATATCGCCTATCTTCAAAAGTCCCTGAGAAAAAGTAAAAATGGAGTCAACAATATCTTGTGGGGTTTTTATGCCCTCAATTACAAAACGACCGTTCTCATCTTTCATAAAATGGGACGTAAGGATCTTATCCATAACAGCCATACGTGTTATGCTGTCCACTCCGATGTCGTGATAACTAAGGTACATCATATTGTATAGCTTCATCAAGGGCATTATACGCGTTAATGTTATTTCCGAGCTATCATAATAATGTGTTTTAGGACCCAAATTGATCTTGCAAGCCGCAAAACAAGCAATATAGCACAAGTCAAAATTAAATATAAAATTAAAGATTTAAACTTATCAGTAAAAATTGAAATTCCCGCAAGTATGGTAAGTATTCCAAGAAGATTCAGCGATGAAAAAAAACTCCGTAAATTTGGCTGTAAAAAATTTTATCGGAGTTTTTTAGCGCTGTTTTTAGTTTTTCCGGCATGCAGGTAATCAATATAGTGATACCAGTAAGCACGAAGCCAAAAAGCGAAATTGCCAGATTAATTAGTAGTAGGGCCAGTTCTTTTTTATTTTCATAATAAAATTGTGACTTGTCATAATAAACAAGAAACGCAAATAAAATTGTGGAGAAGATGACCCCTATAATAAAATCACAAGACAGAAAATATCTATCGTACTTACTCTTCCACCTCTTCATCATTA
This window contains:
- a CDS encoding MATE family efflux transporter, whose protein sequence is MEKEAAKKVDLGTGSVGYLLFRLALPAITAQIINVLYNMVDRMYIGHLPDIGANALTGVGVTFPAITAISAFAALVSMGGAPRASIMLGRGDKDTAERILGNCMTALLIAAFLLTVIFLLYGKRILLMFGASRATIEYGWSYMRIYSLGTVFVQLSLGLNAFINTQGYARTGMLSVLIGAVCNIILDPLLMFGFHMGVQGAALATIISQGISAAWVVLFLTSDRSYLNIKRCYMKPRWDILAPALALGAAPFVMQSTESILNICFNTSLLKYGGDLAVGAMTIQGSVMQFSMFPLQGMTQGAQPIVSFNYGAGNIERVSAAFRTLLRACLVYSALIWAFCMFTPMLFITIFTKDAALTEYCVRSIRVYMAASLIFGAQIACQQTFIALGNSRTSLFLALLRKVFLLIPLIYILPNIFEDKVFAVFLAEPIADTIAVCTTVTMFYLSFRKLKREILLSRVLRNAARENCDESAQK
- a CDS encoding site-specific integrase, translated to MANINLTINYVEKLKPSDKKYNVHDKLINELILRVSPSGTKTYYLDVKLPNSRTMKKIGDAMVLTPQMARERAKEMLLQIQAGETFKPKLTLKTLIEKYYTSYCTENYKTGQVTIDTIKKHFDWLFNRPVESITFIEIQEWRSQRIRTVTAATANRNVDMLKGALSYAFKNKLIGTNPLRGFSKLPEKDSEQKVRYLTDDEYAALMAVLDEREDELRAKRARTRAHAKGQHLPDLGDTVYADYFKPLILTALGTGIRRNAIFHLLWSDIDFDNDTITLRATWAKNKKTAVIPMSKKVKAVLEAWRKESPGEIVFPSPKDGGYLDNADQSFDVVLKKAGIKNFRWHDMRHDFASRLAMAGVDLNTIRELMTHNDISTTMRYAHLSPNVKKRAVDLI